From the Daucus carota subsp. sativus chromosome 8, DH1 v3.0, whole genome shotgun sequence genome, one window contains:
- the LOC108198223 gene encoding uncharacterized protein LOC108198223 — MSNLTKLEFNALDITGNNYLTWILDAEIHLNAMGLGDTIKEGNVKTEQEKAKAMIFLRHHLHEGLKTEYLTVKDPLNLWNDLKERYDHQKTVILPKARYDWLHLRLQDYKSVSEYNSAMFKITSQLKLCGENVTDKDMLEKTYSTFHANNMLLQQQYRERGFTKYSELISVLLLAEQNNELLMKNHQARPTGSTPFAEVNAVTNNDFGRGRGRGRGFGRGRAHARGRGFGHGRGHKYRNFSNFKKKPHHQKWTKNEEKPKANTMGQRVESICHRCGMKGHWSKTCRTSKHLVDLYQASLKSVETNFTEQHDPLGLSQLETHLGGDYQIDPLNSTHMEVSDFFEDGNMEVAKYAGDDAN; from the coding sequence atgTCAAATCTCACGAAACTTGAATTCAATGCCCTTGATATCACCGGCAATAATTATTTAACGTGGATTCTTGATGCTGAAATCCACCTTAATGCTATGGGTCTTGGAGACACCATAAAAGAAGGAAATGTGAAAACTGAGCAAGAAAAGGCAAAAGCCATGATATTCCTTCGACATCACCTTCATGAAGGCTTGAAAACTGAATACTTGACGGTTAAGGATCCGTTAAACCTTTGGAATGATCTAAAAGAGAGATATGATCATCAAAAAACTGTGATACTCCCTAAGGCCCGCTATGATTGGCTACACTTGCGCTTGCAAGATTATAAAAGTGTAAGCGAGTACAATTCAGCAATGTTCAAAATCACTTCTCAACTGAAATTATGCGGTGAAAATGTAACCGATAAAGATATGTTGGAAAAGACTTACTCCACTTTTCATGCCAACAATATGCTCTTGCAGCAGCAATATCGTGAACGGGGGTTCACGAAATATTCTGAACTTATTTCTGTCCTGCTTCTTGCTGAGCAAAATAATGAACTTTTGATGAAAAATCATCAAGCTCGTCCAACTGGTTCAACACCATTCGCTGAAGTGAATGCTGTTACTAATAATGATTTTGGACGTGGACGAGGACGAGGACGTGGTTTTGGACGAGGTCGTGCACATGCCCGTGGACGTGGTTTTGGGCATGGTCGAGGTCATAAATATCGAAActtctcaaattttaaaaagaagcCTCACCACCAGAAGTGGACAAAGAATGAGGAAAAGCCCAAGGCGAATACGATGGGTCAAAGGGTTGAAAGCATTTGTCATCGTTGTGGAATGAAAGGGCACTGGAGTAAAACTTGTCGTACCTCCAAGCACCTTGTTGATCTCTACCAAGCTTCCTTAAAAAGTGTTGAGACTAATTTTACTGAGCAACATGATCCTCTGGGTCTTTCCCAGCTTGAAACTCATCTTGGTGGAGATTATCAAATTGATCCACTCAACTCTACTCACATGGAAGTATCTGATTTCTTTGAAGATGGCAATATGGAGGTGGCCAAATATGCTGGTGATGATGCCAATTAA